Proteins from a single region of Hordeum vulgare subsp. vulgare chromosome 6H, MorexV3_pseudomolecules_assembly, whole genome shotgun sequence:
- the LOC123405823 gene encoding zinc finger MYM-type protein 1-like, producing the protein MRRFLVLRESIENANVVQPEAEQEPHIHVANNTEFNPAEIQSDPAQRKQISEYAPDIQDQVRRAYILKGRTKPIVNFHRTDSRAFSRSWYDKYHWIEYSESKDAAFCFYCFLFKQPGRAEHFGFEVFTKTGFRDWKHAYRALPEHVGGLNSGHSNCVRHYDDFKNQRQSVSTKLACASEESHRLYKIHLTSSLECIRYLIAQGFSFRGHDESSTSLNKGNFLEMIDWLKDSNEDVRVAFDRGGNNCKMTSGEIQKDLARCCAEEVTEVIMGELGDKKFSILIDESRDISVKEQMAVMLRYVNEGKVVERFICLHHIIDTTSEALKLALLKILDHYNLSISRLRGQGYDGASNMRGEFNGLQRKILDENPHAFYVHCFAHRLQLVVVAVASSSCSYIHDFFEYVSLIVTTTTSSCKKMEVLVEESHKDILERLERGEISTGRGLHQQTSLARPGDTRWGSHHKTLLRLDQMWASVIKVLSTVDANGRNPSHAAGCMEKMECFKFALVLKLMMKLFAITNELSQLLQRKDTNVVLALELIHDVKLRLATMRDSGWESLEDEVQQFCNSKGIPVPNMDDEIPVRGRSRKEGRTITNLHYYRAEIFYVVIDKICVEMNHRFGDSNQEVIACFSCLDPKNYFSKFDVEKLSRLAEIYCADFSNSDRAVLRDQLETYVLHLRNHVAFSTCKDVESLARKMVETEKQLVFPLVYKLIELALLLPVSTASVERAFSAMKIIKSKLRSTISDDWFNHLMICYTEREIFKSLDDDVITRRFQAMKARKGILPRHH; encoded by the exons ATGAGGAGGTTTTTGGTTCTTAGAGAAAGTATTGAGAATGCAAATGTTGTGCAGCCGGAAGCAGAACAAGAACCTCATATTCATGTTGCCAACAATACCGAGTTTAATCCGGCCGAAATTCAATCTGATCCCGCACAGAGGAAACAAATTTCTGAATATGCACCAGATATTCAAGACCAAGTTAGGAGGGCATACATATTGAAGGGTCGAACCAAACCAATAGTAAATTTCCATCGCACAGATTCTAGAGCATTTTCTCGGTCATGGTACGACAAATATCACTGGATAGAATATAGTGAGTCCAAGGATGCAGccttttgtttctattgtttCTTGTTTAAGCAACCTGgaagggctgaacacttcggctTTGAAGTCTTCACCAAAACAGGTTTTAGAGACTGGAAACATGCATATAGAGCCTTACCTGAGCATGTTGGTGGTTTGAATAGTGGTCACAGCAATTGTGTTAGGCATTATGATGATTTCAAGAATCAAAGGCAAAGTGTGTCAACCAAGTTGGCTTGTGCAAGTGAGGAGTCACACAGATTATATAAGATCCACTTGACTTCTTCTCTAGAGTGTATAAGATACCTCATAGCACAAGGTTTTTCATTCCGTGGCCATGATGAATCTTCTACTTCATTGAACAAGGGGAACTTTCTAGAGATGATAGATTGGTTAAAGGATAGCAATGAAGATGTAAGAGTTGCTTTTGATCGTGGTGGAAATAATTGCAAGATGACTTCCGGAGAAATACAAAAGGACCTTGCAAGATGTTGTGCAGAAGAAGTCACCGAAGTGATTATGGGGGAGCTTGgtgataaaaagttctccattctTATTGATGAGTCACGCGATATATCTGTTAAAGAACAGATGGCAGTAATGTTGAG GTATGTGAACGAAGGGAAGGTTGTGGAACGATTTATTTGTCTACACCACATCATAGATACAACATCTGAGGCACTAAAGTTAGCTCTTCTAAAGATTCTTGACCATTACAATTTATCAATTTCAAGGCTGCGAGGGCAAGGATATGACGGTGCTTCGAACATGAGAGGTGAATTCAATGGTTTGCAAAGAAAAATTCTAGATGAAAATCCTCATGCTTTCTACGTCCATTGCTTTGCCCATCGTTTGCAGTTGGTTGTGGTTGCCGTTGCTAGTTCCTCTTGCTCAtatattcatgatttttttgaGTATGTATCACTAATTGTAACCACAACAACTTCATCTTGCAAGAAGATGGaagtgttggtggaagaatctcaCAAAGATATTTTGGAAAGGCTCGAGAGGGGTGAAATATCTACAGGAAGGGGCTTGCATCAACAGACTAGTCTGGCTAGACCTGGAGATACCAGATGGGGTTCACATCATAAAACATTGCTTCGGTTGGACCAAATGTGGGCCTCTGTGATAAAAGTTCTTAGCACGGTTGATGCAAATGGGCGTAATCCGAGCCATGCCGCCGGTTGCATGGAAAAGATGGAGTGCTTCAAATTTGCTCTTGTTTTGAAGCTTATGATGAAGTTGTTTGCTATAACAAATGAGCTTTCACAACTCTTGCAAAGAAAGGATACAAATGTTGTGCTTGCCCTGGAATTAATTCATGATGTTAAACTCCGCTTGGCTACCATGAGAGATAGTGGTTGGGAGAGTCTCGAGGACGAGGTCCAACAATTTTGCAATTCCAAAGGTATTCCAGTTCCTAATATGGATGATGAAATACCAGTTCGTGGTCGCTCGAGAAAAGAGGGAAGGACTATCACCAATCTTCATTATTATCGGGCCGAGATTTTCTATGTCGTTATTGACAAAATATGTGTTGAGATGAATCATCGCTTCGGTGACTCAAATCAAGAGGTAATTGCATGTTTCTCGTGTCTTGATCCCAAGAATTATTTCTCCAAGTTTGATGTGGAGAAGCTATCACGGCTTGCTGAAATATATTGTGCAGATTTCTCAAATAGTGACCGTGCAGTATTGAGGGACCAACTTGAGACTTATGTTCTTCATTTGAGAAACCATGTTGCATTTTCTACTTGCAAAGATGTTGAAAGTTTGGCTAGAAAAATGGTTGAAACAGAGAAACAATTGGTCTTTCCATTGGTTTACAAACTCATTGAGTTAGCTTTGCTACTGCCAGTGTCAACGGCGTCTGTTGAGAGAGCTTTCTCGGCAATGAAAATTATCAAGTCTAAATTGCGTAGCACGATCAGTGATGATTGGTTTAATCACTTGATGATATGCTACACCGAACGTGAAATATTTAAATCACTCGATGATGATGTTATTACTCGAAGGTTTCAGGCTATGAAGGCTCGAAAAGGAATTTTACCGAGGCATCATTAG
- the LOC123404035 gene encoding bifunctional nuclease-like: MEVIRGPILPRCAAPALTSGSRIGGQLLRRVRMRRRASGAVSPGDYHAVSPRFFGAPTQHHSTGSWPVRCSYGSSSDGDGAPPANFDASGEEFVDSSVMEAVELRCVSDGFVIRMRDGRNLRCVQNNPRVLRLRDSTPHHAIVLKMEDGSDLLLPIIVMETPSIMLLAALRNIRIPRPTIYNVVKEMTEMMGYTVRLVRITEMVHDAYYSRLYLAKTGNEEEVISFDLKPSDAINIAFRCKVPIQVNKRIAYNNGLKVIQPKPAGSYVNSDQIQYARLDKPGDQPCFEAQEFDLVRGMLVAAVEERYKDAAQYRDRLLMFRANKKNTI, encoded by the exons ATGGAGGTCATCCGCGGGCCGATTCTACCGCGCTGCGCTGCGCCCGCTCTGACCTCCGGCTCTCGGATCGGCGGCCAGCTGCTGAGGCGTGTGCGCATGCGGAGGAGGGCTTCCGGTGCCGTCTCGCCAGGCGACTACCACGCCGTGTCGCCCAGGTTCTTCGGTGCCCCGACCCAGCATCACAGCACAGGCTCCTGGCCTGTTCGCTGCAGCTACGGCTCGTCATCTGACGGGGACGGCGCCCCGCCGGCGAACTTCGACGCCAGCGGCGAGGAGTTCGTCGACTCCAGCGTCATGGAGGCTG TGGAGCTCAGATGTGTGTCAGATGGTTTCGTGATCAGAATGCGCGACGGAAGAAACCTTAGGTGTGTCCAGAATAACCCCCGCGTGCTAAGGCTGCGGGATTCTACGCCTCACCATGCTATCGTGCTCAAGATGGAAGATGGGAGCGATCTTCTGCTCCCCATTATTGTCA TGGAGACACCAAGTATTATGCTACTGGCCGCCCTTCGGAACATTCGGATT CCAAGGCCAACAATTTATAATGTGGTAAAGGAGATGACCGAAATGATGGGATACACG GTACGTTTGGTGCGGATTACAGAAATGGTGCATGATGCTTACTACTCTAGATTGTATCTTGCAAAG ACTGGAAATGAAGAAGAGGTTATTAGTTTTGATCTCAAGCCATCAGATGCCATCAACATTGCTTTCCGGTGCAAG GTTCCTATACAAGTCAATAAGCGCATTGCATACAACAACGGTCTGAAAGTGATACAGCCAAAGCCAGCTGGGAGCTACGTGAACTCTGACCAAATCCAATACGCGAGACTGGACAA GCCCGGCGACCAGCCTTGCTTTGAAGCCCAGGAGTTTGATTTGGTGCGCGGCatgcttgttgctgctgttgaggAACGTTATAAAGATGCTG CTCAATACAGAGATCGCCTTCTCATGTTCCGGGCAAACAAAAAGAACACGATATAA